A stretch of Lepisosteus oculatus isolate fLepOcu1 chromosome 11, fLepOcu1.hap2, whole genome shotgun sequence DNA encodes these proteins:
- the LOC102688367 gene encoding volume-regulated anion channel subunit LRRC8E: protein MIPVNELRHFAVDQNPRLRVLKPWWDVFAEYLCVAMLMIGVFGCTLQLTQDKIACLPTHLSAPSPEDINCDHITGNHVNRSHLGLPTDPNPSPHSSMVREFFGLKNNLDLHQYVFVNHICYEMALHWYAKYFPYLVVIHTLVFMICSSFWFKFPGTSSKIELFVSILGQCFDSPWTTRALSEVSEERREEKLVILRENAFLKSSSSSADYAAREEEVAGLLPSASVKSNPEKKLAEQQADASTLDKKEGEQAKALFEKVKKFRHHVEEADLLYLMYVLQTVLKVLNVALIIIYTAALVPNIQIVVRCSVPEDLTGYEIFCCSHTKAHLFSKLAYCYICFVGIYGLLCIYTLYWLFHRPLKEYSFDVMRLETGINDIPDVKNDFAFLLHLSDQYDALYAKRFAVFLSEVSESRLRQMNLNHEWGAEKLRQRLAKNAQNRLELHLFMLPGLPDTVFEVTEVESLKLELLSDVTIPATISQLAALQELSLIHCPTKLQLAALNHLRENLRVLRLTFDGPEQVPGWIYSLQGLEELHLTGSLTHELSRSASLDTLKELKSLKVLTLRNHLPKIPQSVADIGGRLQKLCIYNEGTKLQAFSSLKKLSNLISLELVGCELERIPHAVFSLSNLQELDLKDNRLTSVEEILSLQHCRRLVSLKLWHNSIVYIPDHIRKLRALECLYLRCNKIHSLPPGLFYCTKLRHLDLSQNLLTSIPLDVGILQGLQYLSVDSNSVDSLPDELFFLKRLKTLVLSNNQIASLSPKVSSLTQLVRLELKGNNLEALPPEIGDCPLLRRSGLVVEDAIFDLLPPDIRDRIKDG from the exons ATGATTCCGGTGAACGAGCTCCGGCACTTTGCGGTGGACCAGAACCCCCGGCTGCGGGTTCTGAAGCCGTGGTGGGACGTGTTCGCTGAGTACCTCTGTGTAGCCATGCTGATGATCGGGGTCTTCGGCTGCACCTTACAG CTGACGCAAGACAAGATAGCGTGTCTCCCGACCCACCTTTCTGCTCCCTCCCCGGAGGATATAAACTGTGATCACATCACAGGCAATCACGTCAATAGGAGCCACCTTGGTCTGCCCACTGATCCCAACCCCTCGCCTCACAGCTCAATGGTCCGGGagtttttcgggctgaaaaacaaccTGGACCttcaccagtatgtctttgtcaACCACATCTGCTACGAGATGGCGCTTCACTGGTATGCCAAGTACTTCCCTTACCTCGTGGTCATCCATACCCTCGTCTTCATGATCTGCAGCAGCTTCTGGTTCAAGTTCCCTGGCACCTCCTCCAAGATCGAGCTCTTCGTCTCCATCCTGGGCCAGTGCTTCGACTCACCCTGGACCACCCGCGCCCTGAGCGAGGTCTCCGAAGAGCGCCGGGAGGAGAAACTGGTCATCCTGCGGGAGAACGCCTTCTTGAAGTCATCCTCCTCCTCAGCCGACTATGCCGCACGAGAGGAAGAGGTGGCCGGCCTTCTGCCCTCCGCCTCGGTCAAGTCCAACCCTGAAAAGAAGCTGGCCGAGCAGCAGGCGGACGCCTCcactctggacaagaaagaAGGGGAGCAGGCCAAGGCACTTTTCGAGAAGGTCAAGAAGTTCCGCCACCATGTGGAGGAAGCAGACCTCCTCTACCTCATGTACGTGCTCCAGACGGTCCTCAAGGTCCTCAACGTGGCTCTGATCATCATCTATACTGCTGCTCTGGTCCCCAACATCCAAATTGTGGTGCGGTGCTCCGTACCGGAGGACCTGACCGGCTACGAAATCTTTTGCTGCAGTCACACCAAAGCCCACCTCTTCTCCAAGCTGGCCTACTGCTACATCTGCTTCGTGGGCATCTACGGATTGCTGTGCATCTACACCCTGTACTGGCTTTTCCATCGCCCCCTGAAGGAGTACTCCTTCGATGTCATGCGTCTGGAGACGGGGATCAACGACATACCGGACGTGAAGAACGACTTCGCCTTCCTGCTGCACCTGAGCGACCAGTACGACGCCCTCTATGCCAAGCGATTTGCCGTCTTCCTCTCCGAGGTGAGCGAGAGCCGGTTGCGGCAGATGAACCTCAACCACGAGTGGGGGGCGGAGAAGCTGCGGCAGCGCCTGGCCAAGAACGCGCAGAACCGCCTGGAGCTGCACCTCTTCATGCTTCCGGGGCTCCCGGACACTGTGTTCGAGGTGACGGAGGTGGAGTCTCTGAAGCTGGAGCTCCTGAGCGACGTCACCATCCCTGCCACTATCTCCCAGCTGGCTGCCCTGCAAGAGCTCTCCCTTATCCACTGCCCCACCAAACTGCAGCTGGCCGCCCTCAACCACTTGCGCGAAAACCTCCGGGTCCTGCGACTCACCTTTGATGGGCCGGAGCAGGTGCCTGGGTGGATATACAGCCTGCAGGGCCTGGAGGAGCTCCACCTGACGGGCTCCCTCACCCACGAGCTCTCCCGCAGTGCCTCCCTGGACACCTTGAAGGAGCTGAAGAGCCTGAAGGTTCTGACCCTGCGGAACCATCTCCCGAAGATCCCACAGAGCGTGGCGGATATCGGCGGGCGCCTGCAAAAGCTCTGCATCTACAACGAGGGCACCAAGCTGCAGGCCTTCAGCAGCCTGAAGAAGCTGTCCAACCTCATCTCACTAGAGCTGGTGGGGTGCGAACTAGAACGCATCCCCCACGCCGTCTTCAGCCTGAGCAACCTGCAGGAGCTAGACCTCAAGGACAACCGCCTCACCTCCGTGGAGGAGATCCTCAGCCTGCAACACTGCCGCCGCCTTGTTTCCCTCAAACTGTGGCACAACAGCATAGTCTACATCCCTGATCACATCCGCAAGCTCCGGGCCCTGGAGTGCCTGTACCTGCGCTGCAACAAGATCCACAGCCTGCCCCCTGGCTTGTTCTACTGCACCAAGCTGCGTCACTTGGACCTGTCCCAGAATCTACTCACCAGCATCCCGCTTGATGTGGGCATCCTGCAGGGCCTGCAGTATCTGTCTGTGGACAGCAACTCCGTGGACTCCCTCCCCGACGAGCTCTTCTTTTTAAAGAGGCTCAAAACCCTCGTACTCAGTAACAACCAGATCGCCTCCCTCTCGCCGAAAGTGTCCAGTCTGACCCAGCTGGTCAGGCTGGAGCTGAAGGGGAATAACCTCGAGGCGCTGCCCCCCGAGATCGGGGACTGCCCTCTCCTCCGCCGCAGCGGGCTGGTGGTGGAGGATGCCATCTTTGACCTCCTGCCCCCCGACATCCGAGACAGGATAAAGGACGGCTAA
- the keap1b gene encoding kelch-like ECH-associated protein 1B has protein sequence MYSAATECKVEVTPSSRNGHRFFSYTLDSHTAQAFRIMNELRLERQLCDVTLRVKYNDLEAVEFVAHKVVLASSSPVFRAMFTNGLKECGMEVVPIEGIHPKVMERLIEFSYTASISVGEKCVIHVMNGAVMYQIDSVVKACCDFLVEQLDPSNAIGIASFAEQIGCTELHQKAREYIYMNFSQVATQEEFFNLSHCQLVTLISRDELNVRCESEVFHACIAWVKYDCENRRPYVQALLQAVRCHSLTPHFLQLQLQRCEILKGDSQCKDYLAQIFRDLTLHKPTKVLSCRTPKVPQLIYTAGGYFRQSLSFLEAYNPLTGSWVRLADLHTPRSGLAGCVISGLFYAVGGRNNGPDGNTDSSALDCYNPMNNQWLPCAPMSVPRNRIGVGVIDGMIYAVGGSHGCIHHNSVERYDPEKDSWQLVAPMQTRRIGVGVAVINRLLYAVGGFDGTNRLSSAECYNPERDEWKSTAPMNTVRSGAGVCALGNSIYAMGGYDGTNQLNTVERYDIENDRWTFAAPMEHRRSALGVTAYHGKIYVLGGYDGNTFLDSVECYDPETDSWTEVTKMTSGRSGVGVAVTMEPCRKDLEPCQKH, from the exons ATGTACTCGGCAGCTACGGAGTGCAAAGTGGAGGTCACGCCCTCATCGCGCAATGGCCACCGCTTCTTCAGCTACACGCTGGACAGCCACACGGCGCAGGCCTTCCGCATCATGAACGAGCTGCGGCTGGAGCGGCAGCTGTGCGACGTCACGCTGCGGGTGAAGTACAACGACCTGGAGGCCGTGGAGTTCGTGGCGCACAAGGTCGTCCTGGCCTCCTCCTCGCCCGTCTTCCGCGCCATGTTCACCAACGGCCTCAAGGAGTGCGGCATGGAGGTCGTGCCCATCGAGGGGATCCATCCCAAG GTGATGGAGCGCCTGATCGAGTTCTCCTACACGGCCAGCATCTCGGTGGGGGAGAAGTGCGTCATCCACGTGATGAATGGCGCAGTGATGTACCAGATCGACAGCGTGGTCAAGGCCTGCTGCGACTTCCTGGTGGAGCAGCTGGACCCCAGCAACGCCATCGGCATCGCCAGCTTCGCTGAGCAGATCGGCTGCACCGAGCTGCACCAGAAGGCGAGAGAGTACATCTACATGAACTTCAGCCAG GTGGCCACGCAGGAGGAGTTCTTCAACCTGTCCCACTGCCAGCTGGTGACCCTGATCAGCCGGGACGAGCTGAACGTGCGCTGCGAGTCGGAGGTCTTCCACGCCTGCATCGCCTGGGTGAAGTACGACTGCGAGAACCGGCGGCCCTACGTGCAGGCCCTGCTGCAGGCCGTGCGCTGCCACTCCCTCACCCCCCACTTCCTGCAGCTGCAGCTGCAGCGCTGCGAGATCCTGAAGGGCGACTCGCAGTGCAAGGACTACCTGGCGCAGATCTTCCGGGACCTCACCCTGCACAAGCCCACCAAGGTGCTGTCCTGCCGCACCCCCAAGGTGCCTCAGCTCATCTACACGGCGGGGGGCTACTTCCGCCAGTCCCTCAGCTTCCTGGAGGCCTACAACCCGCTGACGGGCAGCTGGGTGCGGCTGGCCGACCTGCACACGCCCCGCAGCGGCCTGGCGGGCTGCGTCATCAGCGGGCTCTTCTACGCCGTCGGCGGGCGCAACAACGGCCCCGACGGCAACACGGACTCCAGCGCCCTGGACTGCTACAACCCCATGAACAACCAGTGGCTGCCCTGCGCGCCCATGAGCGTGCCGCGCAACCGGATCGGCGTGGGCGTGATCGACGGCATGATCTACGCCGTCGGGGGCTCGCACGGCTGCATCCACCACAACAGCGTGGAGCG GTATGACCCCGAAAAGGACTCGTGGCAGCTGGTGGCCCCCATGCAGACGAGGCGGATCGGGGTGGGCGTGGCCGTGATCAACAGGCTGCTGTACGCCGTGGGGGGCTTCGACGGCACCAACCGCCTCAGCTCCGCCGAGTGCTACAACCCAGAGAGGGACGAGTGGAAGAGCACCGCTCCCATGAACACCGTGCGCAGCGGGGCAG GGGTCTGCGCTTTGGGCAACTCCATCTACGCCATGGGGGGCTACGACGGCACCAACCAGCTGAACACAGTGGAGCGCTACGACATCGAGAACGACCGCTGGACCTTCGCTGCGCCCATGGAACACCGGCGGAGCGCGCTGGGTGTCACCGCGTACCACGGCAAGATCTACGTGCTGG GGGGTTACGACGGGAACACTTTCCTGGACAGCGTGGAGTGCTACGACCCGGAGACCGACAGCTGGACAGAGGTGACCAAAATGACGTCCGGCCGGAGCGGGGTGGGTGTGGCCGTGACCATGGAGCCCTGCCGTAAGGACCTGGAGCCGTGTCAGAAGCACTAG
- the spc24 gene encoding kinetochore protein Spc24, producing MSAMHEGIQALEEVGEVLLDCITNSNAEKTVKTAMEKQTLILSRLLETRKSAAQLVSDLLHTEEKVAHDLLDIQSQRNGVLEELDKLEKELQKSKSRKDMLQAEIEFLQKEIDSLREAEREVQVLQAEVDEDTTEIIPSTKYIVQLYHKVTKIKWDFNTEPDILRGVHFGKDIVTPINLDTREHSEGFISDYLWSLVSTEW from the exons ATGTCGGCCATGCACGAGGGGATCCAGGCCCTGGAGGAGGTCGGCGAGGTGCTGCTGGACTGCATCACCAACAGCAACGCGGAGAAGACGGTGAAGACCGCCATGGAGAAGCAGACCCTCATCCTGAGCCGCCTGCTGGAGACGAGGAAGTCCGCAGCCCAGCTGGTTTCAG ATCTGCTGCACACTGAGGAGAAGGTAGCTCACGACCTGCTGGACATTCAGAGCCAGAGGAACGGTGTTCTGGAGGAGCTGGACAAGCTGGAGAAGGAGCTCCAGAAGAGCAAGTCGAGGAAGGACATGCTCCAGGCTGAAATAGA GTTTCTCCAGAAGGAGATCGACAGCCTGCGCGAGGCCGAGAGGGAGGTCCAGGTCTTGCAAGCTGAGGTGGACGAGGACACCACTGAGATCATCCCCTCTACCAA GTACATCGTTCAGCTGTACCACAAGGTGACGAAGATAAAGTGGGATTTTAATACTGAACCAGACATCCTCAGAGGAG TCCACTTCGGAAAGGATATTGTCACCCCTATCAACCTCGACACGAGAGAACACTCTGAGGGCTTCATCAGTGATTACCTCTGGAGCCTGGTCAGCACGGAGTGGTAG